In Zea mays cultivar B73 chromosome 7, Zm-B73-REFERENCE-NAM-5.0, whole genome shotgun sequence, the following proteins share a genomic window:
- the LOC100192061 gene encoding Sulfoquinovosyl transferase SQD2-like: protein MAAAVLAPKPPPPLPTRAFPSSSPSRFAPAFISPRHPLRRLLLRPIPCASSPSSVLMPNPDLETEPAHDGDGDGDEAPPESRPRRIALFVEPSPFAYVSGYKNRFQNFIKYLREMGDEVIVVTTHEGVPQEFHGAKLIGSWSFPCPWYQKVPLSLALSPRIIAEVARFKPDIIHASSPGIMVFGALIIAKLLCVPLVMSYHTHVPIYIPRYTFSWLVKPMWLIIKFLHRAADLTLVPSVAIGRDLQAARVTAANKIRLWNKGVDSESFHPRFRNMEMRSRLTNGEPEKPLVFYVGRLGVEKSLDFLKRVMDRLPGARIAFIGDGPFRAELEQMFSGMPVVFTGTLQGEELSQAYASGDVFVMPSESETLGFVVLEAMSSGVPVVGARAGGIPDIIPEDQEGRTSFLYTPGDVDDCVGKIKRLLSSEELREAMGRAARKEMEKFDWRAATRKIRNEQYSAAIWFWRKKRAQVLRPLQWVLRLLRRTMPGAADAAAKQS from the exons ATGGCGGCGGCCGTCCTAGCGCCCAAGCCGCCTCCTCCGCTGCCTACCAGGGCCTTTCCTTCCTCATCCCCCTCGCGGTTTGCCCCTGCCTTCATCTCCCCGCGTCATCCCCTGAGAAGATTGCTCCTCCGCCCCATTCCGTGCGCCTCATCGCCGTCTTCCGTCTTGATGCCGAACCCGGACCTCGAGACTGAGCCTGCCCACGATGGAGATGGAGATGGAGATGAGGCGCCGCCGGAGTCCAGGCCCCGCCGCATCGCCCTTTTCGTCGAGCCGTCTCCCTTCGCCTACGTCTCCGGCTACAAGAACCGCTTCCAGAACTTCATCAAGTACCTACGGGAGATGGGCGACGAGGTGATTGTGGTCACCACGCACGAGGGCGTGCCTCAGGAATTCCACGGAGCCAAGCTAATTGGCTCATGGAG CTTCCCTTGCCCCTGGTATCAAAAGGTTCCGCTGTCGCTGGCCCTCAGTCCTCGAATCATCGCAGAAGTTGCTAGATTCAAGCCTGACATTATTCACGCCTCTTCACCTGGGATAATG GTATTTGGCGCGCTTATCATAGCAAAGTTGCTCTGCGTCCCTCTGGTAATGTCATACCACACCCACGTTCCAAT TTATATACCCAGATATACTTTCAGCTGGCTTGTCAAGCCCATGTGGCTAATAATAA AATTCTTGCACCGAGCTGCAGACCTCACACTGGTACCATCTGTTGCTATCGGCAGGGATCTTCAAGCTGCTCGTGTTACAGCAG CCAATAAAATACGCCTTTGGAACAAGGGTGTTGACTCAGAAAGCTTCCATCCTCGTTTCCGCAACATGGAAATGCGTTCAAGGCTAAC GAATGGTGAACCAGAAAAGCCACTTGTATTTTATGTTGGACGCTTAGGAGTTGAGAAAAGCTTGGATTTTCTTAAGAG AGTCATGGACCGACTTCCAGGAGCAAGGATTGCATTTATTGGAGACGGACCATTCAG AGCTGAGCTCGAGCAGATGTTCTCAGGTATGCCGGTGGTGTTCACGGGCACGTTGCAAGGGGAGGAGCTATCACAGGCCTATGCCAGTGGGGATGTGTTTGTGATGCCTTCCGAGTCAGAGACACTGGGGTTTGTGGTGCTGGAGGCCATGTCATCAGGAGTTCCGGTAGTCGGGGCTCGCGCCGGAGGAATACCTGATATCATACCTGAGGATCAGGAGGGGAGGACCAGCTTTTTGTACACACCAGGGGATGTGGATGACTGTGTTGGCAAGATCAAGCGGCTCCTGTCGAGCGAGGAACTGAGGGAGGCCATGGGGAGAGCTGCCAGGAAGGAGATGGAGAAGTTTGACTGGCGAGCGGCGACGAGGAAGATCCGCAACGAGCAGTACAGTGCTGCAATCTGGTTCTGGCGCAAGAAGAGGGCACAGGTGCTGCGGCCCCTCCAATGGGTGCTGCGGCTGCTGAGGCGGACAATGCCAGGAGCTGCCGATGCCGCAGCGAAGCAATCCTAG
- the LOC100192061 gene encoding sulfoquinovosyl transferase SQD2-like isoform X1, with protein MAAAVLAPKPPPPLPTRAFPSSSPSRFAPAFISPRHPLRRLLLRPIPCASSPSSVLMPNPDLETEPAHDGDGDGDEAPPESRPRRIALFVEPSPFAYVSGYKNRFQNFIKYLREMGDEVIVVTTHEGVPQEFHGAKLIGSWSSFPCPWYQKVPLSLALSPRIIAEVARFKPDIIHASSPGIMVFGALIIAKLLCVPLVMSYHTHVPIYIPRYTFSWLVKPMWLIIKFLHRAADLTLVPSVAIGRDLQAARVTAANKIRLWNKGVDSESFHPRFRNMEMRSRLTNGEPEKPLVFYVGRLGVEKSLDFLKRVMDRLPGARIAFIGDGPFRAELEQMFSGMPVVFTGTLQGEELSQAYASGDVFVMPSESETLGFVVLEAMSSGVPVVGARAGGIPDIIPEDQEGRTSFLYTPGDVDDCVGKIKRLLSSEELREAMGRAARKEMEKFDWRAATRKIRNEQYSAAIWFWRKKRAQVLRPLQWVLRLLRRTMPGAADAAAKQS; from the exons ATGGCGGCGGCCGTCCTAGCGCCCAAGCCGCCTCCTCCGCTGCCTACCAGGGCCTTTCCTTCCTCATCCCCCTCGCGGTTTGCCCCTGCCTTCATCTCCCCGCGTCATCCCCTGAGAAGATTGCTCCTCCGCCCCATTCCGTGCGCCTCATCGCCGTCTTCCGTCTTGATGCCGAACCCGGACCTCGAGACTGAGCCTGCCCACGATGGAGATGGAGATGGAGATGAGGCGCCGCCGGAGTCCAGGCCCCGCCGCATCGCCCTTTTCGTCGAGCCGTCTCCCTTCGCCTACGTCTCCGGCTACAAGAACCGCTTCCAGAACTTCATCAAGTACCTACGGGAGATGGGCGACGAGGTGATTGTGGTCACCACGCACGAGGGCGTGCCTCAGGAATTCCACGGAGCCAAGCTAATTGGCTCATGGAG CAGCTTCCCTTGCCCCTGGTATCAAAAGGTTCCGCTGTCGCTGGCCCTCAGTCCTCGAATCATCGCAGAAGTTGCTAGATTCAAGCCTGACATTATTCACGCCTCTTCACCTGGGATAATG GTATTTGGCGCGCTTATCATAGCAAAGTTGCTCTGCGTCCCTCTGGTAATGTCATACCACACCCACGTTCCAAT TTATATACCCAGATATACTTTCAGCTGGCTTGTCAAGCCCATGTGGCTAATAATAA AATTCTTGCACCGAGCTGCAGACCTCACACTGGTACCATCTGTTGCTATCGGCAGGGATCTTCAAGCTGCTCGTGTTACAGCAG CCAATAAAATACGCCTTTGGAACAAGGGTGTTGACTCAGAAAGCTTCCATCCTCGTTTCCGCAACATGGAAATGCGTTCAAGGCTAAC GAATGGTGAACCAGAAAAGCCACTTGTATTTTATGTTGGACGCTTAGGAGTTGAGAAAAGCTTGGATTTTCTTAAGAG AGTCATGGACCGACTTCCAGGAGCAAGGATTGCATTTATTGGAGACGGACCATTCAG AGCTGAGCTCGAGCAGATGTTCTCAGGTATGCCGGTGGTGTTCACGGGCACGTTGCAAGGGGAGGAGCTATCACAGGCCTATGCCAGTGGGGATGTGTTTGTGATGCCTTCCGAGTCAGAGACACTGGGGTTTGTGGTGCTGGAGGCCATGTCATCAGGAGTTCCGGTAGTCGGGGCTCGCGCCGGAGGAATACCTGATATCATACCTGAGGATCAGGAGGGGAGGACCAGCTTTTTGTACACACCAGGGGATGTGGATGACTGTGTTGGCAAGATCAAGCGGCTCCTGTCGAGCGAGGAACTGAGGGAGGCCATGGGGAGAGCTGCCAGGAAGGAGATGGAGAAGTTTGACTGGCGAGCGGCGACGAGGAAGATCCGCAACGAGCAGTACAGTGCTGCAATCTGGTTCTGGCGCAAGAAGAGGGCACAGGTGCTGCGGCCCCTCCAATGGGTGCTGCGGCTGCTGAGGCGGACAATGCCAGGAGCTGCCGATGCCGCAGCGAAGCAATCCTAG